From the genome of Tenrec ecaudatus isolate mTenEca1 chromosome 1, mTenEca1.hap1, whole genome shotgun sequence:
TATCTGGACAGTGCAAATTCCACCATGGCGTCCCCTACAgcctccccacccacacacagcccAGCTCCATGGTCTCCTCCCAGGCCCACCAGCTCCATCATCAAACCCCCTGAGGTCGAGTCAATTAGCCCTGTAGGGCTACGCAGCACCGGCACCAAAGctgatggcttagtggttacacgccaggctgctaacagcaaggtcagcagtttgaaaccaccagccacaccacaggGCAAAGATGGCGCTTTCTACACACTGTAATGAGTTAGAGGTTCGGGAtctcaggagcagttccaccctgtcctaaaagGCTCTtaggagtcagccttgactcgatggcggggagtttggtttgggttttggaacCTTTATGGGACCGACTGCCAcgcctttctcccttagagcagcccatcaggttagcagctgagcgcgccCCGCCCCTGCTGCACCCCTGGGCTTCCCAGCGCCgtcagaggaggaaactgagggggCACAGCCTGAGCGGCTCACTCAGGGCTCCCAAGAAAAGACTAGAACTCAGACTTTCTGGGTCTTTCCATGAGAGAGCACCATGAGATTGTTTGTGGATAAAATGGATGGGACACCAAACAGCCTCCATGTCGGTGTGCACTGTAGGACCACCTTCCTCTCCCAGACTCCTGGGCGCACTGGCACTAGTGCCCTCCGGGACCTGCCTTCCCGGCCTCCAATTTCCACAGCTACCTCCTCTCCTTTTGTCCCAGAAGCTGTTCCTCATCACCGAGGGCCAGACGGCACCCAGGTTCATGGCCGGCCTGACCCGAAGTCCATCCAGTACAGACGTCCCCAGTGGCCCCTCACCGGCCAGTCTTGGTCAGCACGATGATGGCAGCAGCACAGCACTTGAAGGCGGCCTCCACGGCCCCGATGGCGGTGACCTCGGTGAGGTCGCGGCTCAGTGGCGCTGCCCGGCGCAGCTCCTCAAACAGCTGCCGGTGGTAGACGGCAGCCTCTGCCTCACGGGCAATCTGCAGGCAGCAGGAGGTCAGGGGGCCACAGAAGCGGCTTGGTCCCCTGGCCCACGTGCCCGCATCCTGAGCTCCTACCGCGTGCTGCATCTTCACGGCCTCCACAGGGAAGCTGCCCTTGGCCGTTTCCCCCGACAGCATGATGCAGTCTGCCCCGTCCAGCACGGCGTTGGCCACGTCGCTTGTCTCGGCCCGAGTCGGCCTGGGCTTCGAGATCATGCTCTCCAGCATCTAGGGGCACCTCAGGGAGTCAGGTGCCCAGACAGGGCTTTGCCCAGGCAACCCTCCGACACCCACACTCTGAGTGCCCCGTGAGACCCAGAGCCTCAGACCCACACTGGGTCCTCCTGACAGTGGGGCTCCTCCTCTGAAAAGGAGGGGTGACATGATGTCTCCCTAAAGTCACTGTGTTTGGGGATCAAACGCTAGAGAGCAACACTCAAGACAGCCCTCAaaggtgggcctcctcccttgagGTGCCCCATCCCCGCCAGGCCCAAGGGCTCAGGCCCAATCCAGACCTGTGTGGCACAGACAACAGGTTTGCCTGCCAGGTTACAGCGCCCGATCATCATCTTCTGAGCCAGGAAAACCTTCTCGGCTGGGATCTCGATACCCAGGTCTCCTCGGGCCACCATGATGCCGTCGCTCACCTCCAGGATCTCATCAAACCTGGGGGGTGGGAGAGTCAGGAGGCACCCATGAGGGGGTCGGGGGGAGCAGAAGAAGGGGTGGAGGGGGCGGCACAGGGTCTGATGGGACAGTTAGTGACCAAGCCTCACTTCAGCACGCCTTCGTGGTTTTCAATTTTGCTGATGATCTTGATGCCCTGTCCTTCCGGCCCCAGGGCAGCCCGGACAGCCAGCACATCGCTGGCCTTCCGCACAAAGGAGGCAAAGATGATGTCCACGCCATGTTGTACCCCAAAGGCCAGGTCCTTGACATCTTGCTCAGATAGTCCAGGCAAGTCCACTTGGGCGCCAGGCAGGTTCACCCCCTTCCTGCTGCCCAGCACGCCGCCATTTTCCACCTCTGTCACCAGCCCATCTGGGCCTGTTGAGAGAGCCAGCGAGGTCAGAATATCCGGTAAACAGGGCAAGCGCAGGGTGACTTGTGTTTACTTACTAATCTGCCTGGAACAATTTCAGACACTCAAGTGGCTTTGATTCTGTGGGGCGAGGacagagacagatgccagccctCTCTAGAAGCAGAACTGTAGATGTGACGCTAAGAAGAGACGGGGTCTCCTACAGATGGGGGTAGAAGCACACATAAGCCCGggtttaccttgcttattgggaaCCCAGTGCTGACCATGCCCTATGGGCCTCTCCGTCCCTGGTCTGGCCCTTGTACCGAATAGAACCAGGTGGGCGACTAAACCACAAAAACAGGACCCTGGGATGTCGGAGAGAGGCGTGGCCTGACTACAGGGGCGAGGGAAGAGGGTGCGCCCAGTGCCTGGGCGGGGCTAGGGCGAGAGGCGCGTCCGCACCAGTGTCCAGGACCACGAGGGAGATGAGCCCGTCGTCGATGTAGATGCGGCCCCCCACCGGCACGACCCGGACGATATTGGGGTAGTCCACCCACACGGTGTCCGCGTCCCCTCGTGTCCGGAACGCCGGGTCCACCGTCACCAGCACCCGGGAGCCCTTCGCTAGCTCCACCTCGGCCTCGGGGCCCTGGGGGCGGAGCCAGAGGGGACGTGAGCGCGGTCTCCACGCTGCCCTGGACCCGCCCCTCGGCCCCGCCCACAGCGCCGCGCCGCCCcctcgcccgcccgcccgccctccaGGATGCGCGGCTCTCCCGGGGTCCCCAGGCCAAGTCCCCCGCGCCAGGGCCCCTCCCGCGGGTCCTTAATCCCACCGGAGGCCCTTCTCCAGGCCCGCCTCTCACCCCCCGGAGGATCCCGGTGCGAATCTCCGGGCCCTTGGTGTCCAGAGCGATGGCCACAGGCCGGTAGCTGAGCGAGGAAGTTGCGAAGCTCTCCACCGCCTCCCTGACGTTGGCGATGGACACGGCGTGGTACTGGGGGCCGGAGAGGAGCAGGCTCTCAGAATCCGGAGCCCggcgcccccaccccccgtgcCCGTCCCCGCCCCGGGCGCCCGCGCGCACCTCGTGGGAGCCGTGGGAGAAGTTGAGCCGCGCTATGTTCATGCCCGCCTTGATCATTTCCTTCAGGCGCTCCACGGAGCGAGAGGCCGGCCCTGGGACCGGAGAGCCCGCTGAGCACCCAGTCCTCCCACCCATCCCGGCCCAGGGGGTCTTGGTTCCCACCGCCCTCGCAGCCCGTCCGAAAGCCCACCGCCCTCGCTGCCGACGACATGGACGTTGTCGTCTGGGTAGGTCAGGGCTTCTTAGAGAGGCTTGGGGTGCCTGGCCTGGGTTTTCCGTAACAAAAGGACTCCCGCAAAGAGGGGATCCCCACTCTCAGCgggcctgcaggacagggtagagcagcccctgtgggtttcccagactgtcagccTTCACAAGAGGAGAAGGCCTGCGGCCCGAGCTAGGCCTGAGAACCCGGGTGTTGACAGTGATGGAGGTGTTGAATTTCGGGAACTCTGGAGGGCGGGTGTTGGGGAGGGCAGTGGGGGTAGAGGCTTAGAGCTGAGAGACCCCCTGCCGCCTGGGGAGCAGTGAGTTCAGTCCTGCTCTGTGGGGAACTAGCCCCTCTAACTTGGGGTCCCCATGCACCATGGAGGTATCTTCTTGCTCACCAGACTCAGGATGGAAAGAAGCGTTTCTTCCCCCACTTTATTCCTCACCCTTTTCCTTTTGATGAGATCACTCCCACCGGCCTAGACACCTGCTGCTCGgtctttcattattatttttctccTCAAAAGCCAGTTCTCCTTTCAGCTAGGGTCCTATTGCTCATCAGAGTCTCTTGTATCTGCTGCCTTCCCAGTAAAGGTTACCCCCGTGGAGTGTCTGAGAGGCCTGGGGAGGAGTCCCGCGAATCCGTCATGTGACCCTCACCGCTGCCTGAGGATGGTTGGATGGACCAAACAGTGAGGCTGCGCGCAGCAGCTGGCACCTGTAGCTGCACCTGGAGAATCCACAGCCGGGCTCTGGCGCGGAGGCCCAGATTCGGAGGCTGCGGGCCCAAAGCCAGGTCAGGCTGCTCTGCTTGGTGCTTCTTGCTGCCTTTCTTCTGGCTCACGGCCCAAACCGCGGACATTGACCTGGACCCCAGGCATCCTGTCTTTCTCAGCTCCCCGCTCCATCCCAACGCGGGTACCCTGTCCGCCCTAGCTCCACGTTATATTCGGAATCTGACCGCTTGCCAGCTAACTCCACTCCCACCACTGTGCCTCAGCCCCTCCCAGGAATACTGCAGAAGGAGCTCCTGCCCttgccctcccccctctccctacCCACATGCAGCAGCCAGGAGAGTTCTGCCCAGGCAGAAGCAGGGTCATGGAGAGCCTCTGCTACAAATCCGGAAATGGTTTCCCAGTTCACTCAAAGGGATAGCCCCCTTCCCATTCTAACTGTGACCCCACAGAGCCCTACCCATCCACTGCCAAGTCAATCTGACCCCtagtggccctatgggacagagtagaactgcccttctgggatttccaagactaaatgtttacaggagtagatagacgactcatttttctccctaggagcagctggtgggtttgaaccactaaccttgcacttagcagctgaatgtgtcacccactgtgccaggagggtgCCTTCAGGCCCTCCAGTCTttcctgctgctgctcttctaGGTGACTGCCAGCCCCACTGGCCTCCTAGAATCTGGAGCTTTGCGCTGGCTATCCCCTCTGCTGGGCACCCTCTCCCCCAGAGGTCGGCAGGGTGAATTCTCTCAGCTCCTTCCAGGCTTTGCTCAATattgcctgcccctgccccctgacTTAAGACTGTAGCTCACCTCTACCCTCACACTACTGTTGCCCCATTACCATGATGGGTTTTCGATTTTTCTTCTCAGCTAGCATATTAGCTTACTCCCCCCACCCAAATCTTTTCTAAGTAtaattttgtttacattttaataCATAGCTAAAGTTATCCCTGGTGTCCTAGTGGGTAGCGCAGTGAGCTCTTAACCTCAAgatcggcagttccaaaccaccaactgctctttgggaggaaaatgaggcttcctactcccataaagagggacagtctcagaaacccacatggaccATTTTATCTTGTCTATAACCCAATTTTaccttgggtcactatgagtcagaattgacttgtgagTAGTGAGTGATATAGACGATATCAGGCTTTCATTAGTGACATGTCCATAAACACATTTTATATTCTTTGGTATACATAATCCCCAATAACTGTGTCATGTTTATGATGATACGGATTGAACTGTGTTGTTACCCGAGCCTCTCTGCCTGTGGGGCGAGTGCCACCTGGGCTGTCTTGTGTTGTTAATGGGCAGGAGGGTGCAGGTTGTGTTCTGAGTCACTCTCTTTTGAGATAGAGAAGAGATTGAACAAGCAAGTGAACAGCAGGCCATGGAGATGGGGGAAGAGCCATGCCAAGCCACACAAAGATCGCCGCCCGTGCCGACACAGGGAGCAAGCCTTCCCCAACAGGCCCCTCGAGTTAGGGTTTGTAGCCTCCGAAACTGTAGCAGAGAAACTGCTCTGGTTAGAGTCGCTGGTGGTGGTGCTTCTGGGCTAGCAGTGCGAGGGAACTAAGATGGATTTCGGTCCAGTAGAAGTGGGGGTGCTGCTGTAACCAGCACCTGCAACGTCTGTGTGGTTTCGGAACTGGCTAACAGGTGCCTAATTATAAAAGTAGGAactccccagggacaagggaactacaaGGGATCCAAAGTCGgtctcaggagggtgtgggaggtctggcagggctggatcaagggcaatgtaaccgagaggaattcctgaaacccaaatgaaggcagaacatgatagtgggataaagaggaaagtacaaagaaacaggaaagaactaggaggcaaagggtagtcatagagattaaaataaagacatataaagatgtaaatatgtttatatatgatgaggggggaatagatctatgtacatatatttataggtttagtattaaggaaactgatggacagtgggcccctgctcaagtactccctcaacacaaggacactttgttctaacaattcggcagtcagagatgctcacctgcctggcacgatcgctgatgacaatgggtgcacaggcaaatgtggtgaagaaagctgatggtgcccggctaccaaaatatatagcacctaaagtcttaaagacctgaagataaacaagcagccatctagctgagagacaacaaaacccacatggaagaagcacaccggcctgtccagACTAGATCActaaggacaaagtgggtgcatagcaaaagttgtgaacaaagctgatggtgcctggctatcaaatgatacagcatctggg
Proteins encoded in this window:
- the PKLR gene encoding pyruvate kinase PKLR, which produces MSLQEHRAPQQTWSSISRPQRDLAKSILIGAPGGPAGYLRRASVSQLTQELGAAFFQRQQLSAAMADTFLEHLCLLDIDSEPVAARSTSIIATIGPASRSVERLKEMIKAGMNIARLNFSHGSHEYHAVSIANVREAVESFATSSLSYRPVAIALDTKGPEIRTGILRGGPEAEVELAKGSRVLVTVDPAFRTRGDADTVWVDYPNIVRVVPVGGRIYIDDGLISLVVLDTGPDGLVTEVENGGVLGSRKGVNLPGAQVDLPGLSEQDVKDLAFGVQHGVDIIFASFVRKASDVLAVRAALGPEGQGIKIISKIENHEGVLKFDEILEVSDGIMVARGDLGIEIPAEKVFLAQKMMIGRCNLAGKPVVCATQMLESMISKPRPTRAETSDVANAVLDGADCIMLSGETAKGSFPVEAVKMQHAIAREAEAAVYHRQLFEELRRAAPLSRDLTEVTAIGAVEAAFKCCAAAIIVLTKTGRSAQLLSRYRPRAAVIAVTRSAQAARQAHLCRGVFPLLYREAPVAVWADDVDRRVQFGIESGKLRGFLRVGDLVIVVTGWRPGAGYTNIMRVLSVS